Genomic DNA from Rhodothermales bacterium:
GACGACGATGACCCTGAGCCCGAAGTGATCGAGGAAGAGGAGCAAGAAGAGGATGAACTGGTCTCGTAATATCTTCGGGGCGAGGCCTGGTCTCGTCCGTAGCATTGCCGGTCTCCAGAAGCCAGATGTTCAGACCCATGAGTGATCCGCACTTCGTACCGGAGTACCGGAAACCGGACAGTCCGGGAGTCACGATGAACTTCGACAACTCGGCGTCGATCTATCACATCGTGCAGCCTGAGGATACTTTCGAAGTGGCTGCCAGGGACCTTTTCAGGCTTGTTCTGGAAGCTCAAACGGCGTATCCGGGCTGGCCGCGGACACTCTACCTCGATATTGAGGGCCATCGGGCTCCCGGTGGGGGCTTTGACAACGACTTTATTGAGTTCCAGCAAGAGCTTCTGTTTTCAGCGATAGCGCCATTCCTGACGGCCTTCGAGACGCCGTTGACCGGTGGGTTGATCAATCCGGAGCCACAGCGAAACGACCTCCCCGACGGGCTTGTGGTCCGTGAAGACGGAGGCTCGGGGGGAATCAGTTGAGTGGAATTCGAGGTTTCGATTCGTTTACTTGGGTAGGCGCAATATGCCGCAACGGCGCTTTGATCGCGCAAACGAAACATTAGTGTGACGATGTCTCAAACAGATTCGCAGAGAGCCCCCGACGATGACGTGACCGTGCTGAGTCGTCACACGGAGATCCGGGGCGGCACGTTCTCGGTAGCTCATGACTTGACGGTTCGGGGAACGCTCGAGGGGGAGGTGCGGGTCGGTGGCAGAGTCGTGGTTGCTGCCGGCGCGTCCGTGGCAGGCACCTTGAATGCACGTGAGGCCATTATCGCAGGCAGCGTCGACGGCGAACTGACCGTCTCAAACACGCTTACGCTGCGGTCCACAGCCGTTCTGAATGGATCCGCACGGGCGGCGAGGCTGGTGGTGGAGGAGGGCTCTTCCGGTGATGTACGTCTCCGCGTCGGGAACGAGGATTTCTTCGACCTTCTGGAAAGTCGCCGGCGCGAGGCCAGGATAGAATTGGAAAATGCGCGGTCGCATGCGGGCATGGCTGTGCCTGAACCCGCTGCGGATGAGCCGGCGGCCGGAGACGGTGCGCGCGAAAACTCGCAGGGGTGGTCTAATGACGTGGCGGTACTCGCCACCGATGAGCGCCGGTCCGGTGGATCATCCAGCGACCAGATGATGGAATCAGAAAGAATGGAGGAAATTCTTCCGAAGCCCTCCAACGATCCCGGTCACGTCTCGCGGGCCGTAGAAAGGTCGGACCGAACCAGAAACTAGGCGCAGATTGGTCAGCTGCCCGGGTTGAGCGCGGGCTGTCCTGACATCTCACGACCCGATATACCTTAATATCGGCGCCCGTTGACCGATAGTCTTGTGTGTAGGGACCGCCCAAAGCAATGCTCACCCTCGGCCGGGCTAACGGCGATGATCGGCGACCGCGCGGCGGGGTGAAATGATCTATGACTCCGGCCGCTTCCATTCGCCATTCTCAGCGACTTGTCAGGTCAACTGTCCCGTTGACTGGCCGGGCCCCGACTGCTATATTTACGCTTCGTTTTCGCAACCTGGCAGCCGAGTCACGGACGTATGAGGTGGAGGAAGCTGGCCGATTCCCCGGACATGCCCGCGATGGAGCACCCGGAGCCAAAGCCGATCCTCAAGTACGCCAGTGGCGCTCGCCCCTCCAATGACATTCAGGTTGCATTATCGCGCTTGACGGCCACAAGAAACATGCAGAGAGGCAAACGCTACTACTACGATCCCGAAGCATGCGTCTTCGTCGAGCTCGAGCCCAGTGTTCGTGATCGGGTCGTCAGATTCACGGCGTTTACGCTGCTGGCCCTGTTCCTCGCAAGCCTCTTTACGCTCGGCCTGGACCGCCTCTTCAGCACTCCTCAGGAATTAGCACTCGAGTCTGAAAACGAAGCTCTCAGGGATCATCTGACGACGATAGGAGAGCGAATGAAGGCCGTGCAGGTTGAACTTGCAGAGCTCTCGGAGTCGGACCAGGAACTGTATCGCTCCCTGCTTCAGGCCACACCTATCTCTCAGGATATTCGGCAAGCGGGTGTCGGTGGTACTGACGCCTACAGGGCCTACACGGGCTTCGGTCGGGAAACTGCGACGTTGCTTCGGGAGTCCGCACAAACGATCGATCAGCTTGAGCGTCAGATCGGTCTCCAGGGTGCCAGTTATCGCGAGCTCACCGTAATCGCCGGAGAACACAAGCGGCAGTTGGAAGAGATGCCGGCCATCCTCCCGGCGGACGGTCCGGTTGTTTCTGGATACGGGATGAGGCGCCATCCCATTCTCAAGATTGTGCGGCCGCATCGCGGCGTAGACATTCTCGTCCCCAAAGGCTCGGATGTCGTTGCACCGGGCGACGGCGTCGTCAAGGAAACAGGCCGGGGCGGTGGACTGGGTAAGTACGTCCGGCTGAGTCACCCGAGTATCGGCTACGTTACGACCTATGCCCATCTCTCCGAGATTCCTGAGGGAATTCGCAGTGGTCGACGCGTCAAGAGAGGTGACCTGATAGGCAAGAG
This window encodes:
- a CDS encoding M23 family metallopeptidase, producing the protein MRWRKLADSPDMPAMEHPEPKPILKYASGARPSNDIQVALSRLTATRNMQRGKRYYYDPEACVFVELEPSVRDRVVRFTAFTLLALFLASLFTLGLDRLFSTPQELALESENEALRDHLTTIGERMKAVQVELAELSESDQELYRSLLQATPISQDIRQAGVGGTDAYRAYTGFGRETATLLRESAQTIDQLERQIGLQGASYRELTVIAGEHKRQLEEMPAILPADGPVVSGYGMRRHPILKIVRPHRGVDILVPKGSDVVAPGDGVVKETGRGGGLGKYVRLSHPSIGYVTTYAHLSEIPEGIRSGRRVKRGDLIGKSGNTGLSKAPHLHYEVRDDQGKPFNPVFFFAPSMTPAEYEKLLAESQQGEVSLD
- a CDS encoding polymer-forming cytoskeletal protein codes for the protein MSQTDSQRAPDDDVTVLSRHTEIRGGTFSVAHDLTVRGTLEGEVRVGGRVVVAAGASVAGTLNAREAIIAGSVDGELTVSNTLTLRSTAVLNGSARAARLVVEEGSSGDVRLRVGNEDFFDLLESRRREARIELENARSHAGMAVPEPAADEPAAGDGARENSQGWSNDVAVLATDERRSGGSSSDQMMESERMEEILPKPSNDPGHVSRAVERSDRTRN